The following DNA comes from Centroberyx gerrardi isolate f3 chromosome 4, fCenGer3.hap1.cur.20231027, whole genome shotgun sequence.
TGCCTGGAAAAAGGATTCTTTGTCACCGGGTAAACACTACGtcaaaaaaagcacattttcaTATTGAACGAAAAAAGTCTTCCCAATGAGCTAAAAGCATGTTTTATCTACCCAAAACACAAAAgaagaatgaatgggaaatcaGATTCCTTTCTTTgcctttgccagattttttcaAGAATTTCTGTGTTTAAGTATTGACGCGCATGCAGGATGTTTCACTCTGACTGGCtgtttgtgttgatttttcCTTTGACAGCCACATTACTGAACTGTTTAATGGTATTTCAATGTGAACACTTTTCCCACACCAGCTCTGCTCCTTACGCTTCACATTGCATTATTCACACGCCACTTATCCACACAGCGGCCTGTTTTCGCGAGCCGACACTGTGACGAGATATTTATTTGATGcatatcgttttttttttaattaataagCCCTGTAGACAACATGTGCTCTGTGTGCATTGGAGACAGACAGTCCTTTTAGGCCTCATGAAGAATGTTATCCGACAGAATGCCTTCAGCGAGCGTGAGATTTAGAGAATTGAGGGAGTTCAGACCAGATCGTTAACGCATGCGGATGACACATCGGCAGAACGGCTTTTATGCAAATTCTAACCTTTCTGTTTCACGGCAAATGTGTTAATGAGCTGTCAGCTGAAGGAAAGTCTCAAATCTTAAGGGGAAAAGGGAGTGAGATATTTAATCGCTGGCATATCTGATGACTGTTGCTGTAATGGAGGGATGGGGTCAGTGGTTTGGGCTCCTTGTTCCAGTCCTTTGGGTGTCTACCTACCCATtgcaatggagaaaaaaaaaaaaaaatggtgccTAAGGGTTCAGCCCAGTCCACAAGatgcttttcctcctctccttctctctggtgTCTCTCCGTCTTTTTACCTCCCCCGCTTGTCTCGGCGCATTACCCaaacgtgtttttttttaacctcctCACCCCATCTCATACTTTTAGTTTCAAATTTATTTCTCAGGCATTTCCGCTTGGATATCACATGGTGGAAAGTGACAGGGAaaatgggaaagagaggagagaggcaagcACCAAAGGTCATGAGCCTGATTCCATCCCACAATGTCACGAGTACACGGCTTAAACTGGTGGTGTTCTTGCTGCAGAAATGGATTTAGTCAGGTTCGTACATAGAGAAGGACTCCTCAGTGTGTGCAGGCTTGCTGCTGAATTAGCTGAATTCTTCGCACACCAGCCACCAGTGTGTGACCATCTGCAATTAGTCTAAAATATCACAGGTTTGGTTGTGTTGAATTATGGAAAAGCGTCTCCATTTCCTTCTCCGATGTattgcctttgtttacatctgtgcttgtttacatCTTGAGATCAACTCTTTTACAATGAATGTTTTGGAGGCTCGGCTTGCTGAGCTTGTCAGAGTTTATCTGCACATTTCTGACCGATCAAACGACTTCCAAATCCTCATATTCCCTCAGCCGCCTTTGCTGCTCTTTcaccattgttgttgttattgttgttgttgctctcaGAGTTTTTGTCACCGCTGTTTCCGGTTACCCTGGGTTACAGTTACCTCTTTAATCATCATGCACCCTCACTGGCATGGATTTGAAATAACTAATAAGGAACCCAAAGCCGCAGCGAGTAAACACAAATTTGTATGCGCCGTTTGTTTTCGAATGTGTTTGTATTTCGGGGGCAAGTTTGACTTCATTGTTCTTCTTCATTGTACACCGCCGCCTTTTGCCCGCTGAGCCACCGGAGCGCCCACACTACCTCATTCTTATTTACTGAATCTGTCTGGAAcatcgtctttctctctctctttttcttttcacgtccctccctgtcctccttcctctctccttctcccactcTTTGGTCTAAGCCTGCTCTTGTTCTCCCCGGTTTGCTCACAGAGGCGATGCCATGTGAGGGGTTGAGAATAGACTCTGGCCCGCATGTTAGCTTGAtgtgagctgagctgaactgagctgagccTAACCGAGCCGGGCTGAGGTGCTTCCCTCCCTGCCAGAGACCCCCATGCTTTGCTAATGGCACATCAGCAGCTGTCAGTGGGCCCTGCACTGCGCCAGCCACTTTAATTGGCCTGCATGGCCGTGGTCTGCACAGCGCTCAGCACAATTGAGTGATctccgccccccgccccccccagcCCTTCGCTATATCATTAGTGTAATGCTCCCGTTTCCCCACAAGCCTCTGAGATATGGGGAGATTCCAACAAGCgggggagaagaaggaggaggggtggggggggggtgaatgaGTCACACACCAGCAACCATCGTTTTTTTGCAGTTtgcggaggagagaggagggatgaaggaaaaTATTGTTCTCCGTTGTCTCCTGAAAAACAGCCGCTGCTGCTATTTTTAAGAAAGGACATGAACAGTGAATTGATTTTTCATTGTGAACCAAACAAGAACCTAATGGCTGCATGCTCTTACAATGAATGCGCAATGAATAAATTCACCAACAAGCCGTGTATGCATGGGGTTGGGGAGTAACCCATCATATGTAATGGGATTACGGTAGTGTGATTGCAAAAATAACGGTAATCGGTTACATTTATATGTTATCTGTGATctgttactgtaaacaaacagcagccagaTTACAGATACAGGTGATCACTTGTTGAATTACTCTcacatttgaaaggaaaaataatTAGATTGTGAGATTGTAAGAACCGACTTCATTTCACTTGAAATTGCTGCTGATACTGGCCGTAAGTGATTATGACAAGGCTATTTACAGTCACATAGATTCTGTAAATTGGAATAAATTGTTCATTCAACTGCATATTCTATGGTTTTTGGAGAAATTAACCGAACCTTATTATGGATGATAAACCAGTTGTTTTGACTGCATGCTGTGATATTTACTTACTTGAAAACCCATGATTGGTTTTGATTTAGGTAACAACTCAAAGTGTCAGCCTTCATTCTGTTATGGTCCCTGATAACAGATTATTaacagatgtgtttgtgtgttttcaggctGGCTGCAGCACCATGTCCTCGGCTCAGAGTGGGGATATATCAGGCTACCATCTGAGTGGTGAGTGGCTGCCTCTTCATGTCAGGAACTGTTTCTAGCACATTGCCATACTGATCGTTTCTGCTTGGGCAACCTCTGCCGAGCCGCTGTGTGGGCGCGTAACTGTGTGCTTGACAGCTGTCTGGTATTTGTGCACATgttggtaaatgtgtgtgtctgtctgtgtgtgtgtgtgtgcctatgaggccgtgagagacaaacagagataaGGCCGTCTGTGGCTTTGCATGCAATGACGTGtaattgtgtgagtgtgtttgtgtatatgtgtgtgtgtttgtgtctgtctgtctgtccctgttcTCAGGACGATGTGAGTGCTATTATCACCTTTTTACAGGAGTTTTACAGCACTTCCAGCCGTGTCAGCTGCTGAAGGCCACCTACGCTACAAAACAGTTCAACTTGCCCTATAATTGGCTCATCTGTTGCTTTAAGAAGTAGAGATAAAACTGTCAGTTTGAGCCCTTCCAGAGAGGTAATCCGTCTTGAGAAAGACAGCTCGGCAACGCCCCATAACCCCTCTTTGAAATGAAACAAGCGAGATGCTCTGAAGTTTAATTCATAGTGGCAGTTCGATGCCAAGTTTTCCAGCATTTGCTTGTCAAATTTTGTCCAAAACTAATTTGACTGAGTTACTTTGTTTCCCAAGTCTTCCCGTTGTTTACAGCCCTGATAGGTGACAAGGCAGTATGCTTGAAATAACGGCTGACTTTGCTCAGTTTTGGTGTGTTTGCCTCTGGAAGCACGGGCTCCCTGCTGGCGTTAAATCACAAACCTGCCAGCATCTTCTCTCCTGGGTTTCTCCCGGTCTGTGCATTTCCCGCATCAATCCAACCctcatcaaataaaaaaatacagacaACACTGAGGGCAGACGTTTAGGTTAGCACTGAGGATTTGAAAGTGCGTAGGACAGCTTTAACCACTtgctgttttatgtgtgtgtgtgtgtgtgtgtgtgtgtgtgtgtgtgtgacctcagtGGTGCGTAACCCGCCGGGCTGGGAGGTGGGGATCTACCTGGTGGGCTTCCTGGTGCTGCTCGGCGTGGCCGGGCTCAACATCTGGAAGCTGTGGAAGTCTGGAACCTTCCCCGCGCCGTCTCCCTTCCCCAACTTTGACTACCGTTATCTACAAGAAAAATATGGAAACTCCTTCTCAGAAGTCAGGCAAAAGGTACAGTCatgtagtctagtttatttatatagccctttatcacagtcaagtctcaaaggctttacataccatcatatacatgtcataccatgctacatcatatatacatactacatatatatatatagacatcatcctatactaggtcatatacatacttcatctattttgtttactgcaccatatacatactatacatcatatacatcatataccatactacacacaaacacactcatgcctatgggcaatttagagtcttcaattcacctggcctgcatgtctttggactgctATTGAGAATGTGAAAGTTTCATAACATCAGTGTCACGCACAAACCTTGTATCTCTGAAAAGTCAGATGTCCCCTAAGGGAGGAACCTTGTTAATTTTGCCACCAACACCCACTTTATTAACCCAACCTTATTATGGATGATAAACCAATTGTTCTGACTgcatgctgtgatttttactttTGTACAGCTCACTTGAACACCCATGATTGGTTTTGATTTAGGTAACAACTCAAAGTGTCAGTGTCACTCTGTTATGGTCCCTGATAACAGATTATTAACACACACCCACTTTAAATTACATTTGTAATGGTTTTGCTTGTTTCCATTGTCCTCTCTATTTGGCAATTACACATtacagtaaaatgaaaaaaaaatgaaaaaatgcaattttagAGATAAAATTAATCTGCATGAACTCTTTTCAGTTACACTGTGCTAAGAGTAAACAAATAACCAAGTTCTTACCCAAAAACAAGTCAGTAGTTGCAAATTAATAGAGTTCACTTTGAGCCCATAGTGACTGACAGCCTTGTTTAGATCTCAACTGAACAAATGAGAAACCACCCGTCCCAGTAGCTTACCCCTCTGTTGGCCCCTCTCTTAATCCTTCCTTACAGAGAGTGGCGGCCAACAACCACCGCCGGACCTCCACCGTCTCCAGCCGCAAGCCCAGCCTGGCGCTGGGCGACACCCCGGACGGCTTCAGGGACCTGGGCCACCTGGAGCTGATGAGCAGGGAGCTGGACCCGGCCGGCATGGCCCAGCTCAACCGCTCCGTCTCCACCGACTCGCTcagctccatctcctccatcgCCAACAACTTCGGCCACGACTTCACCGTGGGCCAGCTGGAGGTGACGCTGGAGTTCGAGCAGTCCAGGCAGGTGGGCCAGGCGGCCGGCCTGCTGCACATCACCCTGCACCAGGGCAAAGACCtgctggagaaggaggagggagacttCCCCGGCTGCTTCATCAGAGTCTCCCTGGGGCCCGAGGAGCTCAACGTGGGAGTCACTAGGGTAaggggatagtgtgtgtgtttgtgtgtgtgtgggtgtgggtgtgtgtgttcttgtatttctctactcgaggaccaaatgtcctcacaaggacagagagatgagggaaatcctccaaagtgagaaCATTTTATCAGGCTTCACTTCCACAAGGAGCTAGTTTAGAGTTAAGACttcagtttatgtgtgtgtgtgtgtgtgtgtgtgtcagtgtgtcaagTAAATGCAATCCAGGTTTTTGAACATTTCAAATACAGGATCCTTACAGGATAGGTGATTTCCTCCATGGCAACCACAGCAATAAATCACTATAAATATAGGATGAGAGACTTCTATATACAGCTGccactgtaaaaaaacagaagaatagCTTCCTAGCTGCATAATTAGCAGCTCAGCCGTGACCACTGAACTTGGGCTAAGGACCGGAGGTAAAAGTCGctgttgacattttgttcaGGCAATCGGGCCGTGGCATCTGTAGCTCTCTTGCTCGGGGCGTGTTTGGATCGCTTGAGCCGTGTTTAAGAAGTTTGCCCTGTCGGATTtttagacagacagagcgatGGGTCCCACGGGTGAGAGGCTCCATCCTTCAGCTCGATGAGCCgaccctctcctcctgtctgacgGAAGAGCCCCACTTCATTTGCAGAGTGACGAGCCCCCAGTGAGCTGAGAGTATAGTCGCATCCTGAACAATCGTCAGGATTAGATGtgattcactttcaattcacaCAGTTCGACACGTAGAATGAAACGGCAATTTACTTCATAATGGTGATGATATGTGACATTATGCATTTTAAAGATAAGATCAACTTTATTAGTCCCAGAGGGGAAATGCGTCTTGATTAGATATGAGAACTCGCTATAGCAAATGATTTCCtgtttttgaatgcagctgAAAAACACTTTGTGAAAAGATTGAATTTAATGTGAATTGACCTCTCTGATAGGAAAGGAACAGGACTGTGCTCGTCCATCTGGTACACCTGCCATTCGCCTTCTGCTCTTTGCTGCTCCTCGCCAGGAAATTCACTAATTCCTGCCTGGCTGTGAGGCATCGCGCCTCGCTGCGTTGTGCTTTGTGTAGCGCAGGCTAATCAGGGAATTCATACAGGCTTGTCGAGGCTCCTTTTACTTGagcatattattattgttgttttaatgCATTCAGGCTGGGTGTAATAATGGCAGCAGGCACTGATGCAGCGGCTGGAGTGGCTCCCTCTTTAATGTAGAGGAGTGGTGAAGACGGGAGCAAAATGCTGACATCAGCTCCACTCGCCCCGATGGTCAAGcctggattctctctctctctctctctctctctctctcactctctctctctctctctctctctctgtctctctctctctctcccctgtgctttcttttgctcattttctcctctctttctccctatctctctttttctctccatttctttgcTGTCactgtttcttgtttttgttttgcttgttgtCACCCATCTATTactcccttccccctcctctctctctctctctttcattttcctaTGCTttcttttccacattttttcctacatctccttttctctccatttcttcgTTGTGactgtttcttgtttttgttttgcttgtcaTCACCCATctgtcactcctctctctctctctttctctctctctttttgtctagctcacacacacatacacagacacatgcacacacacacacacacataagcctCTCTCGGTCTGAGCTTTTACTGCTTCATTTTCACCTCACACGTAACCATTGTTATCCCCCCAGCGATAAGTCGTCTAAATGTGCAGGCAGACAGTCTCATATTGAACATGCAGTGGAGGTTTCTGGGCTgagctggcagagagagatacTCCCTCCTACTCTTTTGATGCTTTACATCGATATGTGCATATTTACAGATCTCTTTCTGCAGTCTGTAGGTGCTAGATGTGTGATTATAATGCTATTCAGCTGTTTCATATAAGACAGAATCCCAAGGTTAGCATCTCTGGGTGATTTGCAGCCCCTGTGCTGTGCATTCAAAAGTCCATTGTTGTGCAGTGAGATGCTATTTCATTGTTGTTCATCTGCGATAATGTCTGGCAAAACTGTGCAGTGTTATTGTTGCCATTGTTGCGTTAGtagttatactgtatgtaggagTAGTTACATGCACAaccttgattgattgattgagtttATTCAACAATTCCATTTAAAAAGCAGAGAACAGCATGTAAAACACAGAATATCATAACAGTCCAAGGTGGGACAAACAATAGTATATGGCAAGACTGGCCGACAGTACGAGAATCATACAAAATACCatccaaaataaagaaataatctTGCTATGGACACACAAGAATAGCAGTAGAAACTCCATTATATATATCTATAAGAGACTTACACTAAGATGCAGTGTTTACTTCAGGGGTTTTGAATGGAAATGCTGTTTCTTGTTACGTTTCACACCTCAAGAAAGAACAGAGAATATCTAGTCTATTATTACATCCACTGTCATCTGTACATTACTAGTTGCTTGGTAACTTCAGACCGCTTCATACATCCTGATATCGCCACACGCATCAACATCTGATGGCCAGGGCTTGAAATCAGCACTAGCCACAAAGCAAATGCCGGTCATTCTGGCTGCTAAGTCTTCCAGTTTGATTTAAGCTACTTGGGCAGGTGGCCAACCTGTGTTCAGCCAGTGttttccattgtaaaaaaatgttttggctgCCAAGAAATTAAATTGACTGGTGAAATTCTGAATCCACTTGGCTCTGCGGCTGgttgtcaaaaaaaaagaagttagtTTCATGCCCTGCAGATGAGATTACTGATGTTTTTTTCAGAATGCTGCCAGTAGAAACTCATAGCTGCAGCCTAGTGGTTGGAGATATGACATGGGGGGGGAATGGATCCTCTTTCATCCCCTGTTATCATGTGTTtgccatgtactgtatgttcacaAAGACTCAAACACCAAATTTATATCAACAACTTGGAAT
Coding sequences within:
- the syt12 gene encoding synaptotagmin-12; amino-acid sequence: MSSAQSGDISGYHLSVVRNPPGWEVGIYLVGFLVLLGVAGLNIWKLWKSGTFPAPSPFPNFDYRYLQEKYGNSFSEVRQKRVAANNHRRTSTVSSRKPSLALGDTPDGFRDLGHLELMSRELDPAGMAQLNRSVSTDSLSSISSIANNFGHDFTVGQLEVTLEFEQSRQVGQAAGLLHITLHQGKDLLEKEEGDFPGCFIRVSLGPEELNVGVTRVQTNAFTVIFDERFSVPLDLPALDEISLRFAAFGIDADERNISAGTADLKLSDLDLTIRPFNAWLYLQDVNKAVDAVGEILLSLSYLPTAERLTVVVAKAKNLVWTNGKTTADPFVKVYLLQDGRKISKKKTSTKRDDTNPIFNEAMIFSVPSIVLQELSLRVTVAEVTEDGRGENVGHVIIGPEASGMGITHWNQMLATLRKPVSMWHPLRRT